The Staphylococcus haemolyticus region CTCATTTATTCAAAACGCAAACAAGTAACAATTTAGATTGTTTATTAAGTTAACGCAAATTAAGTAGATTTGAGGGAGTAGGACAATGAATCTAAACATTCTGTCCAACTCCCTCCTCTTTTTATTTAATCAACCTTGTTCTGAGCCCTCTTCTTTTTACATTTTCCTTTTTATATTTTAAATTGTTTCACTAATTTTTTCTTATGAATTTACTTATATCATTAGAAATAGGGTATGATTCAACAAATAATATAAAAATACAACTGTCTACTTTTAATATACTTATTATCTTAAATAAGGGGTGTAAAGAATGTATGTTCCTAAATATTATGAAATGAAGGATTTCAAATAAATTAAGTACTTTATGCATCAAAGATTAGCAAAAGAAATAGATACGAATTAGAATAAAATCCATGTCATATTATATAGAGGTCATTTATTATGAATAAATTTAAATTAGTTCTTCTTATATGCTCTTTTTTACTAATGATTGCAACTTTGTTCTTTTGGACATTATTTCTGCCACCATTGTCTGAACTTGAAGGCGAGAATGCATTGGCACAAATGGTTGTGTTTGTCCCGTCTATAATTGCGTACCCAGTTTTATTTCCGATTATATGGCTTTTAGAAATCTTTTATCTTTTTACAACGAAACACTGGTCTTATATGGACTTGCTATTTTTATTACTTAGTTTAGTAACGCCAATCTTATTATTGGTTGTTCATTTTATAATCGCTACATCACCTATACCTTTCCTACTTCTTTACATTTATTTAAGTATATTGACCATGTTAATGACACTGGTCTCTTATATAAATTTAAAAAAATGAGATTGAGCATTTCAAAGTAGTAGTTTTAACTATTACTCATTCATGTTCAATCTCATTGATTTAATCAATCTTTAGTTTCTCTTCTAGCTTCCGATAAACTTTCGATATTTTCTTCTTGCTGTTTTTCTTTTTCTTTCTGTCGCTGCTTTTGAACATCGTAATAAATTTTTTCACGACGCTCTTCTCGAATTCGAGCTCGATTTTTAAGTTCTTCTGTAGAATTGTATTCTTTAGAACTTAATAAAATGGAAGATCGACTTGGTGCATCATCCTTACGATACATGTATGCACCTGTACGATAGGCTGCTCTGGCAACTAAATGCATACCAACTGGCGATGTTAAATTAATAAAAACAATTGATAGTAATAACCTAACACTAAAGAAGCTTTGTTCATTCGTAAAGTAAATTAACACACCCACTAATGTTAGTAAGACAGATAGCGTAGAACTCTTAGTAGATGCATGGCTTCGTAAAAAGACATCTTGAAATTTTACAATTCCAATTGCACTAATGACAGCAATGATACTACCAAGAAATATAAGGAGCGCGGCAATCAACTCAATGATTTCGTTTATTTGTGCCATTGAATACTCGACCTCCCCCTATAAATCTAGAAATAGATACAGAACTTACAAATGAAATAATTGCAACAAGCATTATGGAATCAAGGAATGAAACAGTATTATAAATAACACTAACTATACCTATAATGCACATGATGACAGCACTGGAAGCATCGAATGCCACAACCCTATCAGCTGTAGTAGGTCCTTTGATTAAACGGAATAATCCAATTATGAACGCTATGCCAAATAATACTAATGCACTTGTAATAAAAAAATTCGTGAGCGTTTCAATCATTGTGACACCTCCGTAATCAAGTTTTCATATTGTTTTATGCTTTTAAGCAGACTTTCTTTTTCTTTTTCTGAAACATCTATACTGTGTATAAAGAATTTATTGGTAGTCTTCGAAATACGAATAACTGTTGAACCAGGCGTAATAATGATTAGAATAGTTAAAAACGTAATTGCCCAATCATTTTTTAAATTCGTTTCATATGTTAATAACCCTGGATTCATATGTCTCGTTTTAAATAAAATGTAATTAATAATACTAATACTAGAAGTAATTAATTGATATAAATACACGCCTAAGAACTTAATAGCAATCCATATCTTCTTAGGATAAAAAGCTTGCCCAAAGAAACGATGTAATATATAAATTACTATTAAACCAATGATGAAGCCAGATACGAAGGTAGAGAATTGAAATGAGTCTTCATCTTGAAACAGTACCCATAAAAATGCGATTAATATGTTCAATACAACTTGTCTCATTTATTCCCCTCCTTCAAATGTGAATTGACAATGCTATGGAAATAATTATCATCCATATTCAATTTTGTTGCATTTTCAGTAGCATTCATCACAACTGGCGCTGCAATACCCATTGCAAGTACGACTGCAACTAATATACCCAGAATCGTTTTACGGTGCTTAGGTAGCGGATTGAAATCAACCTGTTCACCATCATTGTCTCCAAAGTACATAATAAATAAAATTCTAAACAGACTATACATTGCTAATAGACTTGTGATAATCATTAATGCTAAGCCAATGAAGTTACCATTTTCAATCGCACCTTGGAAGATGAGTACTTTTCCTGGGAAACCACTAAATGGCGGTACGCCTCCAATCGCAAATATCATAACAACAAATGCAACACCAAAAAATGGTTCTTTCTTAGCTAATCCACATAAATATTTATATTCGCGGTAACCAGACATATAAACTAAACTACCTATAATAAAGAACAACATTGTCTTCACAATAATGTCATTCGCTAGATAGAAGATAGCACCATGTACACCTGCAAAGGTATTGGAACCTAGACCTAAAATGACAAAACCTATCGATAATATAACTTGATATGAAGCCACTTTCTTAATATCACGATATGCAATAACACCGAAAGCGCCTATCAGCATTGTGATACATGACATAAATACTAACAATGGATGTGTCACACCCGTATGTTGATCAAATAGAAGTGTAAAGAAGCGAATGAGTGCATATGCACCTACCTTCGTCATTAACGCTGCAAATAAAGCGGCAAGTTCAGTGTTGAGCACTGCATAAGCTTTAGGCAACCACATAAATAGTACTAAGGCTGCTTTCGAACCAAAGGCCACTATAAATACAATTGAAATAATAATAATAGTTTTATTATCATGGATTTGATCTAAGCGTAAAGCAACTTGTGAGAAGTTTAATGTTCCAACCGTCTTGTATAATAAACCAATACCTAGCAAGAATAACCATGATCCTACGATATTCAATACAACATAAATAATGGCTGCTCTTAATTGTTCGACAGATTGTCCTAACGTTACTAATACAAATGAAGCTAGTAACATGATTTCAAACATTACATACAGGTTAAATAAATCAGATGTTAAGAAAGAGCCAATAACGCCTGTTGTTAAGAATAAGATGAAAGTAGGCAAGTAGTATCGATTAACACGATCTTCCCCACGACCAAATCCGTATGACATAATGAGTGTCACAACAAATGACGCTACTGTAACCATAACCAAACTCAGTGAATCACCTAAGAATTGGATACCATAAGGTGCTGCCCAACCACCAAAATCAAGCGTGATGGGTTTATGTTGCAAGACGTATATCAATAAACATAATGAAATAACTGTATTAACAGACATTGTTCCAATGTACAAAATTTTTGAAAGCCTGTTCTTCTCTTTAGTAAAAACAAGGACTAATGCACATAACAATGGTAATAGGATTGGAAGGACTAATAAATTACTGTTCATTTTCATCCTCCTCTCCTCTTAATACATCAATATTTGCTTCTTTAGTAACACGGTATGTTCGATAAACTAATACTAGTAAGAAGGCAGTCATTGCAAATCCGATAACGATCGCAGTTAAAACAATAGCCTGCAATAATGGATCCACATAATTAGTATTAGAGCCGTGAATTAAAGGTTCAGTCATCTTATTACTATAATGACCCATACTCATAATAATTAGATTTCCCGCATGCGTATAAATCGAAATACCTATAACAATTCGAATTAAGTTGAGTGATAGTATCATGTACGTCCCTATAAATACTAAAAATCCTATCACAAGTAATAATATTAAATTCATGATTTACCACCACTCAAGGCCAACATAATTGTTACGATGACGCCGACAACCGTTAACAGTATCCCTAATTCAAACAATGTAATTGTCGTTACATGTAATTCACCTAATAATGGAAAATGGATGTATGCTTCACTTTGGTATAGGAACGATTTACCAAAGAAAACCGGAACGATTGCAGTAAGTGCTGAGATTATGGCACCAACAATCATTAACTTTTTAAAATCAATAGGTAAACTTTCTAATACTTCATGTACATCAAAAGCTAGGAACATTAGGATAAAGGCCGAACTAAAGATAAGACCACCTATAAAACCGCCACCAGGATTATTATGTCCCGCAAAGAAAACATAAAAGCCGAATGTTAATAAAATAAATACGACGATTTTAGTAACGGTTCTTAACACAACATCATTTTCTTTCATCTTGGCCCCTCCTATCTTTGTAATGTAATAATGTATAAATACCTAAACCGGCAATAATTAAGACGATACCTTCAAACATTGTATCTAAGGCTCTGAAATCTCCTAAAATAGCATTTACAATATTTTTACCACCAGTCAATTCATAGGCATTCGTATAATATTTAGAAATTGACTCTAGACCATCACCTTGTTGCGCAATAAATATGAGCGTTACTACGGCTCCAGCCATAATAAATGATACGATAATTTTGATTGTTTCTTTTTTCATGTTCACTGTTGTACGAGCGATATTTGGCAATCTAGAGAAACTTACAATAAAGAGAATGGTCGTAATTGTTTCTACTACTAATTGAGTTAACGCTAAATCTGGTGCTCTCATTAATAAGAAGAATAATGCAACACTGTAACCAATAATGCCATTTAAAATGACCATTGTTAAACGTTGTCGAATAAACACTAACGCTATACCGACAACACTAATCATAATGCCTAAAATAACTTCCAATGGACCAAATTCTGAAACTTCTATTTGATGTAACTTTGGCAAACCTACTTGGAATATGCCATATGCAATTAATATAGAGAAAATAAGAACCGTTATAATATTGTAATGGTTTAATCTGTTATTCATTAAACCTCGAATCATTTGACCTGAATAACGTTCAAATCCTCGATACACATTGCGATAAGAATTTGTAATAGAAGCGTATTTAATGACTTGATGCGTAATAGCTTTCCAGTTTACTTTTAACGCTAAAATGAGACCAACTATAATAACAATCACACTGAAAATGAGTGGCAAATTAACACCATGCCATTGAGAAACATGCGGTGCTATTGCATCTACGCTACTACCCAAATTGGTAACATTTCGTAGTGCCGGCAATACTAAATGCTCAGTGAAAAAGTTGGGAATAAAGAAAATGATTGGTATCATAACCATTAAAATTATTGCAGGTAAACTGAACAACCAAGGTTCATGAATATGTTTCTTCGGCACTTTCTTTTCGTCAAATTCTCCCCAATAAGTTTCTTTAAGCATGTAAACTGCATACACAAAAGTAAAGATACTTGCTATAACACCAATAGCTACAACAATAATCGTTAACGTTAAACCAAATTGTTGAAGTTCGATTGCGCTAACTAGAGAATCGAAGAACATCTCTTTACTTAAGAAACCATTTAACAACGGCACACCTGCCATTGATAACGCAGCAAGTGTCATAACTAAATTCATTTTAGGGAAGAATTTACGCATTCCACTTAATCGGCGAATTTCTCTCGTACCAGCTTCATGATCAATGATTCCGACACCCATAAATAAAGCACATTTAAATATGGCGTGATTCATTAAATGGAATAAACCGGCGAATAAAATTAATGTATACGTCTCTGCCATTGGACCTGATGAATGTTGCGCAATACCTCCACCTAGACCAACCATCGACATTATCATTCCTAATTGGCTAATTGTTGAATACGCTAAGATACCTTTTAAGTCATATTGTCTTAAGGCCGTTACAGAGCCAAATATCATTGTAATCAAACCTACAAAAGTAACAATATAAATATAACTATCACTTAAACCTAAGATAGGCGTGAATTTAAATAGTAAAAAGATACCAGCTTTAACCATAGTAGCTGAGTGTAAATAGGCACTTACAGGGGTTGGTGCAGCCATGGCTTTAGGTAGCCAAATATGGAATGGAAATTGAGCTGATTTCGTAAATGCACCTATTAACAACATTATCATCATTGGTATAAATAGAGCATGTTCACTAATGCTATGACTTTGAGTAAGTAATTCTGAAATCGTATTTGTACCAGTAATGATATACAACATAATGAATCCTGTTAATAAGGCTAAACCACCTAAAACAGTGATAATAAATGACTGAATGGCGCCTAATTGACTTTCGGCATTGCTATACCAGTATGAAATTAATAGGAATGACGATACACTTGTTAATTCCCAGAAAACATACATTAAGATAGTGTTATTTGAGACTACAATACCCAACATACTAAACATGAATAACAATAAATATAAGAAGAAACGCGGTAAGTTATCTCTATTAACAGATAAATATTGAGTAGCATAGAAGAATACTGCCACCCCTATAATGGAGATAATTAATCCAAACATTAATCCTAGACCATCTAATCGAAAATCCAGATTAACATCAATAGCGGGCATCCATGGAATTTTAAATTCTACAAATTTTCCATGTAGAACATTAGGAATTTGGGCTAAGAAATATCCCGAAGCTAAAATAGGTGCTAACAAAGCAATATATCCAGCGAACCGTCTCAATGACTTAATAAACAGCGTCATTAAGACGACTAACATAATAACTATTAGTCCACCTAGTAAATATACTAAGCTCATCAAAAGCCTCCTTTTCAGTAAAAATCAATTATAAATTTAAAGCGATAATTGTATGTAGTTCATCATCGGCAGACAACCCGATAAATTTCACCGTTTCTTGCGTTGTCTGATGACCTAAATATTTTTGTATGATTGCAATAGAAATACCCGATTGATAAGCATGATAAGCAAATGTTTTTCGTAAAGTGGTCAATCCAATATGACACAAACCTAACTCTTCAGCGGCATGATGAATGATTCGGTAAGCTTGTTGTCTAGATAACTCTTTATGTGTTCTTATCGATTGGAATAATAAATGATCATCCATAAGCTTATTATATTCAATAAATCTTCTAACCTCTTCACGTAAATCGTTTGGTAATAAGATTTTGATTGCAGGCGCACATGACTCAATCCAAGATGATTTTATTTCATCTTGATCAATCATTTTGACGTCTTTCACTTTTAGATTTAATAAATCTGTTAAACGTATGCCCGTATGTATAGCTAATTTAAATAAAAGATAATCTCTATCAGATTTCTTTTTTAATACATCATACATCTTTTTTATATCATCTTTATTTCTGATCGGTTCAACTTGATTCATCTATCCACCTCATAAAAGTTTCTTATTTAATGATAAACCATATTTTAGTAACATTAAATGTTTTTGCTCAAATTTCTTTAAATAAATGTGTCCCTTTTTTGAATGGATTTCGATATATAGAGTGAAAGGAGGTGACAAACATATGAATGAAATTTCACAATTATCTGTTGTTTGTACGCATATCACTCACGACGCAAGTGGTAAAGCGAAAGAAACAAAACGTCGTTTTACTAACTTAAACACTAAAGCCACAGATTCAGAAATCAGATCATTCGTCAATATCATTGCACATCTGATTAATGAAACATTCGATAAAGTTGAGGTGGTTAAAACACAAGTTTTAGCCTAATTTAACTTAAAAATTAAGAAAGGAGGTATTCTACATGTCAAAGACTTTAGAACTTGCTTTTAAAACAAATTTAAATAAAACTGCTAAATTGCAATTCCCACAAGTTAACGTTGTTGTATCTGAGGCTGATGCTAAAGTTGCTATGGATAATATTATTAAACTTAATATTCTACAACCTACAGCTGGCACACCTATTAAAGCCACTTCTGCTAAATTAATAGACGTTACGAGTACTACTCTATTTGAAACTAAATAACACATTCTGATGTTTCAATGAGTGTGAGACAAAAAAATGTTTCATGACTACTGCGTATATTCGTAATAGATGACTAAACTGACAAGACGCTTAAATCAAGCTTTTCTCACTTCTAGTCAACCTTGCGAAGCTAGGATGAAGAATTCTGTCCTAGCTTCTTTTTTTATAATTAATACTTCAATAATTTATATTCTGAGCCCACCATTAGTAAAACGCGTTGATATTCGTATTTTGAAATCGGAAACTAAAATGCGTATAATAATGTTGCTTTAGTTATGAAAGAAAATATAGGGGGTCTATCGTGGCATTTTTATTTATACTCGGTATTGTGGCTGGTATGATGGTCCCAATCCAAACCTCAATCAATTCTCGCCTTGGACGATATACTGAATCATCTTTTTATGCATCTACCATTTCATTTTTCGTAGGTACACTATTTTTATTTATTTTAAATATGATTTTTAATCCTAAATTATTTGATGGTTCATTTTATAGTGGACATACAATTGACTATCATTGGTGGGTTGGTGGTCTACTAGGTGTTTGTTTCTTAACAGGAAACTTATTATTACTGCCTCGTTTAGGCGCAGCGTTAACTGTTGTCATGACAGTAGCTGGTCAAATCATCATGGGGGTCTTCATAGATACTTTCGGACTACTTGGCGCAAGCAATCATTCGTTTACTTTCCTAAAAGCAGTAGGTATCATAATCCTATTCTTCGGTATCTTATTAATGAACTATATACCTAAAAATAAACTCCAAGAAAAAACAAATCATATGTTTTATGTTTGGCTTATCATCGGCTTTATATTTGGGTTTGCGCCACCATTACAAACAACAATTAACAGTGGTCTAGCTCAGCAAATGCATAATTCGCTATTTGCCGCACTCGTATCTTTCACTGTTGGTACATTAGCATTATTTATTTTAACGTTAATATTTAACAGAAGTCTTAAAATTAAAATCACACACCCTGATATCGGTAAAATCAAGCCAATACATTTTATTGGTGGTGTTCTAGGCGTTGTATTTGTCACATCAAATATAATTCTGATGCCGTTTTTAGGTGCAGCACTGACAACTATTGTCGCAATGTTAGGTCAAATGTTAATGGGTGTTATCATTGATCATTTCGGTTTAGGCGTTCGCAAGAATCCAATAACACTTCGCAAGTTTAGTGGGCTAATTGCCATAGCTATAGGAATTATTTTGTTACGCCTCTTCTAATTTTTACAACAATATATTGTTATCTTTATTTAAAATGTCTTCTTTTCTTAGTAATTGAGAAGACATTTTTTTATTTATACGATATTACACATATTCGTTATATCGCCATTGTATAATAGTTGTATAAAAATTTTATAGAGGTGATCTTATTGAAGACATTTTTTACCCCGTTAAGAATTTTAATTGCCACGCTTATCCTCCTCGTCATATCCTTTGTATGTTATATTTATGCAAAAATACCAACAGAACCTGACACATCTAAAATAGAAACCATTACTGCAAAACCTCAATACTCTCTCTCATTCATTGGAGAACAACAACCTCAAGAAAGTTTCACTTTATATTTCAATCCATCTTTAGGAAATGTTTCTTCCTTACTTGTCAAAAATGATGAAATCATCCATTCTGATACACCTTTATTAGAGTATTACAATCCGCCCCTTGAAAAGCTTATTGTAGCTAAAAAGAAGGCCCTATCCTCACTTATCAACCATTCGCCGAAACAATCAATTAGTCAACAGTTAACGCTAAACAGCCAAATATTAGAACTCCAAAGTCGACTTCAAACACGCATTAATTCCCCTATTTCTGGAAAAGTAACTATCCTAGAAGCACATCCTTCTAAATTAAATACAAAAATAATGCAAATTAATAGCGAAAAACATATTATTCGTGCTAATATAACTGAATCTCAATTGGAACATATTAAAGCGAATCAAGATGTAAACGTTACAAGAAATCACTCCAAATTATTTACTGGTAAAATTCTTTCTATCATTCAAATCCCTTATAAAGTAGAAAAAGGTGAATCAATTTATCAAGTAGATATTTCGACTCAAGATCAATACCCTCTTGGACGCCAC contains the following coding sequences:
- a CDS encoding Na+/H+ antiporter subunit G; this translates as MAQINEIIELIAALLIFLGSIIAVISAIGIVKFQDVFLRSHASTKSSTLSVLLTLVGVLIYFTNEQSFFSVRLLLSIVFINLTSPVGMHLVARAAYRTGAYMYRKDDAPSRSSILLSSKEYNSTEELKNRARIREERREKIYYDVQKQRQKEKEKQQEENIESLSEARRETKD
- the mnhF2 gene encoding Na+/H+ antiporter Mnh2 subunit F; this encodes MIETLTNFFITSALVLFGIAFIIGLFRLIKGPTTADRVVAFDASSAVIMCIIGIVSVIYNTVSFLDSIMLVAIISFVSSVSISRFIGGGRVFNGTNKRNH
- the mnhE2 gene encoding Na+/H+ antiporter Mnh2 subunit E; amino-acid sequence: MRQVVLNILIAFLWVLFQDEDSFQFSTFVSGFIIGLIVIYILHRFFGQAFYPKKIWIAIKFLGVYLYQLITSSISIINYILFKTRHMNPGLLTYETNLKNDWAITFLTILIIITPGSTVIRISKTTNKFFIHSIDVSEKEKESLLKSIKQYENLITEVSQ
- the mnhD2 gene encoding Na+/H+ antiporter Mnh2 subunit D, whose translation is MNSNLLVLPILLPLLCALVLVFTKEKNRLSKILYIGTMSVNTVISLCLLIYVLQHKPITLDFGGWAAPYGIQFLGDSLSLVMVTVASFVVTLIMSYGFGRGEDRVNRYYLPTFILFLTTGVIGSFLTSDLFNLYVMFEIMLLASFVLVTLGQSVEQLRAAIIYVVLNIVGSWLFLLGIGLLYKTVGTLNFSQVALRLDQIHDNKTIIIISIVFIVAFGSKAALVLFMWLPKAYAVLNTELAALFAALMTKVGAYALIRFFTLLFDQHTGVTHPLLVFMSCITMLIGAFGVIAYRDIKKVASYQVILSIGFVILGLGSNTFAGVHGAIFYLANDIIVKTMLFFIIGSLVYMSGYREYKYLCGLAKKEPFFGVAFVVMIFAIGGVPPFSGFPGKVLIFQGAIENGNFIGLALMIITSLLAMYSLFRILFIMYFGDNDGEQVDFNPLPKHRKTILGILVAVVLAMGIAAPVVMNATENATKLNMDDNYFHSIVNSHLKEGNK
- the mnhC2 gene encoding Na+/H+ antiporter Mnh2 subunit C; protein product: MNLILLLVIGFLVFIGTYMILSLNLIRIVIGISIYTHAGNLIIMSMGHYSNKMTEPLIHGSNTNYVDPLLQAIVLTAIVIGFAMTAFLLVLVYRTYRVTKEANIDVLRGEEDENEQ
- the mnhB2 gene encoding Na+/H+ antiporter Mnh2 subunit B, translated to MKENDVVLRTVTKIVVFILLTFGFYVFFAGHNNPGGGFIGGLIFSSAFILMFLAFDVHEVLESLPIDFKKLMIVGAIISALTAIVPVFFGKSFLYQSEAYIHFPLLGELHVTTITLFELGILLTVVGVIVTIMLALSGGKS
- a CDS encoding DUF4040 family protein, whose amino-acid sequence is MSLVYLLGGLIVIMLVVLMTLFIKSLRRFAGYIALLAPILASGYFLAQIPNVLHGKFVEFKIPWMPAIDVNLDFRLDGLGLMFGLIISIIGVAVFFYATQYLSVNRDNLPRFFLYLLLFMFSMLGIVVSNNTILMYVFWELTSVSSFLLISYWYSNAESQLGAIQSFIITVLGGLALLTGFIMLYIITGTNTISELLTQSHSISEHALFIPMMIMLLIGAFTKSAQFPFHIWLPKAMAAPTPVSAYLHSATMVKAGIFLLFKFTPILGLSDSYIYIVTFVGLITMIFGSVTALRQYDLKGILAYSTISQLGMIMSMVGLGGGIAQHSSGPMAETYTLILFAGLFHLMNHAIFKCALFMGVGIIDHEAGTREIRRLSGMRKFFPKMNLVMTLAALSMAGVPLLNGFLSKEMFFDSLVSAIELQQFGLTLTIIVVAIGVIASIFTFVYAVYMLKETYWGEFDEKKVPKKHIHEPWLFSLPAIILMVMIPIIFFIPNFFTEHLVLPALRNVTNLGSSVDAIAPHVSQWHGVNLPLIFSVIVIIVGLILALKVNWKAITHQVIKYASITNSYRNVYRGFERYSGQMIRGLMNNRLNHYNIITVLIFSILIAYGIFQVGLPKLHQIEVSEFGPLEVILGIMISVVGIALVFIRQRLTMVILNGIIGYSVALFFLLMRAPDLALTQLVVETITTILFIVSFSRLPNIARTTVNMKKETIKIIVSFIMAGAVVTLIFIAQQGDGLESISKYYTNAYELTGGKNIVNAILGDFRALDTMFEGIVLIIAGLGIYTLLHYKDRRGQDERK
- a CDS encoding tyrosine-type recombinase/integrase — protein: MNQVEPIRNKDDIKKMYDVLKKKSDRDYLLFKLAIHTGIRLTDLLNLKVKDVKMIDQDEIKSSWIESCAPAIKILLPNDLREEVRRFIEYNKLMDDHLLFQSIRTHKELSRQQAYRIIHHAAEELGLCHIGLTTLRKTFAYHAYQSGISIAIIQKYLGHQTTQETVKFIGLSADDELHTIIALNL
- the sroA gene encoding sigS mRNA-stabilizing protein SroA is translated as MNEISQLSVVCTHITHDASGKAKETKRRFTNLNTKATDSEIRSFVNIIAHLINETFDKVEVVKTQVLA
- a CDS encoding DUF2922 domain-containing protein, whose product is MSKTLELAFKTNLNKTAKLQFPQVNVVVSEADAKVAMDNIIKLNILQPTAGTPIKATSAKLIDVTSTTLFETK
- a CDS encoding DMT family transporter, producing the protein MAFLFILGIVAGMMVPIQTSINSRLGRYTESSFYASTISFFVGTLFLFILNMIFNPKLFDGSFYSGHTIDYHWWVGGLLGVCFLTGNLLLLPRLGAALTVVMTVAGQIIMGVFIDTFGLLGASNHSFTFLKAVGIIILFFGILLMNYIPKNKLQEKTNHMFYVWLIIGFIFGFAPPLQTTINSGLAQQMHNSLFAALVSFTVGTLALFILTLIFNRSLKIKITHPDIGKIKPIHFIGGVLGVVFVTSNIILMPFLGAALTTIVAMLGQMLMGVIIDHFGLGVRKNPITLRKFSGLIAIAIGIILLRLF
- a CDS encoding efflux RND transporter periplasmic adaptor subunit, with the translated sequence MILLKTFFTPLRILIATLILLVISFVCYIYAKIPTEPDTSKIETITAKPQYSLSFIGEQQPQESFTLYFNPSLGNVSSLLVKNDEIIHSDTPLLEYYNPPLEKLIVAKKKALSSLINHSPKQSISQQLTLNSQILELQSRLQTRINSPISGKVTILEAHPSKLNTKIMQINSEKHIIRANITESQLEHIKANQDVNVTRNHSKLFTGKILSIIQIPYKVEKGESIYQVDISTQDQYPLGRHFDIDVGTSKIELPISSIYDNYYVLITQNNKIIKRRIEYTKSQKNGYIMVSNGLNIGDKVIVNPSSSLLQK